A region of Anopheles merus strain MAF chromosome 2R, AmerM5.1, whole genome shotgun sequence DNA encodes the following proteins:
- the LOC121588454 gene encoding liprin-alpha-1 isoform X2, protein MWNMMCDVMPTISEDNISQRSSQFSGEDANFEQLMVSMLDERDKLMDSLRETQQRMADMEMKIQEVEKERDSLHRQIAANLPQEFSTLTKELTQARETLLERDEEIGELKAERNNTRLLLEHLECLVSRHERSLRMTVVKRQAASQSGVSSEVEVLKALKSLFEHHKALDEKVRERLRISLEKNNDLEAELNQTKEELQQYKSGVLSNQSDPSLDSSSEKKDALKNGEAGEMIDYSAKTHELQTIIEKQTAELSQWQRRVSDLNTKINEMEDNMCKLQKEYTKSQEACVKLQRDLRENVAQKEDQEERIATLEKRYLNAQRESTSLHDLNEKLEQELRHKEAQLKLQEGKIAAIQEKLELSEQKLAQFSKLPEMEEQLKARMEALTQAQERHGSAEDRITRLENNVEEKNAEVMRLNQRLKMNEEHNQRLSSTVDKLLAESNDRLQVHLKERMTALEEKNTLTQELDKARKYAEELCQEKSDMLKEIAKNRLEMETFKRQILQQEIAYNIQQTEALTRSLSPNAVGNPSANSGFSRSGSATFSTHSLRRNKSTLEEEHFNRSMAEQDWNKLQHMTNAQVFDGGVLEGADEADNLFGTGDIISPTGHTDAQTLAIMLQEQLDAINNEIRLIQEEKQSTEARAEELESRVGSLEHMNLLARGRSMDRQSPPLSGSSTPNSPNRDYLQKYHTAPASMSPAHLHQYVTTLNQVPLSESLPSSQVQLAHLQSEMQHDDMGNADHDMSASGGVCGGDNSSGGTISPATARTMRLERFALALAHSQEELKRRSQGVVHGTEFPNESRNHFVASSNYGMSPLNSRHGSQESLKHLSMVSSLSSLQTPTASRGGDAVSAAQKKKGIKSSLGRFFSKKEKVKGVKDSSMPDGSTSMMSMSGLSLISDIDSTYDNISVSGYRPPGKSNPIDYTRQKKKEHDYRHDLLGEAMKAGTPFALWNGPTIVAWLELWVGMPAWYVAACRANVKSGAIMSALSDTEIQREIGISNPLHRLKLRLAIQEMVSLTSPSAPQTTRTTLAFGDMNHEWIGNYWLPSLGLPQYRTTFMECLVDARMLDHLNKKDLRGQLKMVDSFHRTSLQFGISCLKRLNYDRAALEERRKASENSLSDVLVWTNDRTMRWVQSVGLKEYANNLLESGIHGALIALDESFDANSMALALQIPTQNTQARQILGTEFNKLLELSTERRTDRDSIKS, encoded by the exons ATGTGGAACATGATGTGCGACGTGATGCCGACCATCTCGGAGGACAACATCTCCCAGCGgtcgtcccagttcagcggcGAGGATGCCAACTTCGAGCAGCTGATGGTGTCGATGCTGGACGAGCGGGACAAGCTGATGGACAGCTTGCGCGAAACCCAGCAGCGGATGGCGGACATGGAGATGAAAATCCAGGAGGTGGAAAAGGAGCGGGACAGTCTACACCGTCAGATTGCGGCCAATTTAccacag GAATTCTCGACCCTTACCAAAGAGCTAACGCAGGCCCGCGAGACGCTGCTCGAACGAGATGAAGAAATCGGAGAGCTGAAAGCGGAACGAAACAACACCAGG CTCCTGTTGGAACATCTCGAGTGTCTGGTGTCCCGGCACGAGCGTTCGTTACGCATGACGGTGGTGAAGCGCCAGGCAGCATCCCAGAGCGGCGTATCCAGCGAGGTGGAGGTGCTGAAGGCCCTCAAAAGTTTGTTCGAGCACCACAAGGCGTTGGATGAGAAG GTTCGAGAGCGACTCCGAATATCGTTAGAGAAAAATAATGATCTAGAAGCGGAACTCAACCAAACCAAAGAGGAG CTTCAGCAATACAAGTCGGGTGTATTGTCCAACCAATCGGACCCTTCGCtagacagcagcagcgaaaagaag GATGCATTGAAGAACGGTGAGGCCGGAGAAATGATCGACTACAGCGCAAAGACGCACGAACTGCAGACGATCATCGAAAAGCAAACGGCCGAACTGTCCCAGTGGCAACGGCGCGTGTCCGATCTGAACACCAAGATCAACGAGATGGAGGACAACATGTGCAAGCTGCAGAAGGAGTACACCAAGTCGCAGGAAGCGTGCGTGAAGCTGCAGCGCGATCTGCGCGAAAACGTTGCCCAGAAAGAGGACCAAGAGGAGCGCATTGCGACGCTCGAGAAGCGCTATCTGAATGCGCAGCGCGAATCGACCTCGCTGCATGACCTGAACGAGAAGCTTGAGCAGGAATTGCGCCACAAGGAGGCTCAGCTGAAG CTGCAAGAAGGTAAAATAGCGGCGATACAGGAAAAGCTAGAACTTTCCGAGCAGAAGCTGGCCCAGTTCTCGAAGCTGCCGGAAATGGAGGAACAGCTGAAGGCGCGAATGGAAGCCCTAACACAG GCACAGGAGCGGCACGGTTCGGCCGAGGATCGTATTACGCGGCTGGAAAACAATGTGGAGGAAAAGAATGCGGAAGTCATGCGTCTCAATCAAAGACTGAAGATGAACGAAGAGCACAATCAGCGGCTATCGTCGACGGTGGACAAACTGCTGGCCGAGTCGAACGACCGGTTGCAGGTCCATTTGAAGGAACGCATGACGGCGCTGGAGGAGAAGAACACGCTCACGCAGGAGCTCGACAAGGCGCGCAAGTACGCCGAAGAGCTGTGCCAGGAGAAATCCGATATGCTCAAGGAGATCGCCAAGAACCGGCTGGAGATGGAAACGTTCAAGCGTCAAATATTGCAGCAG GAAATTGCGTACAACATCCAGCAAACGGAAGCACTAACCAGAAGCTTATCACCAAACGCGGTGGGCAATCCGTCCGCCAACAGTGGATTTTCGCGCAGCGGGTCGGCCACCTTCAGCACGCACAGCTTGCGGCGGAACAAGTCGACGCTGGAGGAGGAACACTTTAACCGCTCGATGGCGGAACAGGACTGGAACAAGCTGCAGCACATGACCAATGCACAAGTATTTGACGGTGGCGTGCTCGAGGGCGCGGACGAGGCGGACAATCTGTTCGGCACGGGCGACATCATTTCGCCGACCGGACACACCGATGCACAAACGTTGGCGATCATGCTGCAGGAGCAGCTCGATGCAATCAACAATGAGATCAG GTTAATACAGGAGGAAAAACAGTCCACAGAAGCACGAGCAGAGGAGCTGGAATCTCGTGTCGGCAGCTTGGAGCATATGAACCTGTTAGCCCGTGGCCGGTCGATGGACCGCCAGAGTCCACCGCTCAGCGGTAGCAGCACACCAAACAGTCCCAATCGTGACTACCTTCAAAAGTACCACACG GCGCCAGCGTCGATGTCGCCAGCGCATTTGCATCAATACGTAACCACTTTGAATCAAGTTCCGTTGTCCGAATCGTTACCCTCTAGCCAA GTACAGCTGGCACATCTGCAGTCGGAAATGCAACACGATGATATGGGCAATGCGGACCACGACATGTCTGCCAGCGGCGGTGTTTGCGGAGGAGATAACAGTTCCGGCGGCACCATATCGCCCGCCACCGCTCGCACCATGCGGCTGGAACGTTTCGCACTAGCATTAGCGCACAGCCAGGAGGAACTGAAACG ACGGTCGCAAGGAGTCGTCCATGGAACGGAATTTCCGAACGAGTCCAG GAATCATTTTGTGGCCAGCAGCAACTACGGCATGTCGCCCCTGAACTCGCGCCACGGAAGCCAGGAGTCGCTGAAGCACCTGAGCATGGTCAGCTCGCTCAGTTCTCTACAAACGCCAACCGCCAGCCGGGGAGGAGATGCCGTATCGGCGGCACAAAAGAAGAAGGGCATCAAGTCCAGTTTGGGACGGTTCTTTAGCAAAAAGGAGAAG GTAAAAGGTGTGAAGGATTCCTCGATGCCAGACGGCTCTACTAGCATGATGTCGATGAGCGGGCTTTCGCTGATCAGCGATATTGACTCCACGTACGATAATATAAGCGTATCCGGCTACAGACCACCGGGCAAGTCGAATCCGATCGATTACACCCGGCAAAAGAAGAA GGAACACGACTATCGGCACGATCTGCTGGGCGAAGCCATGAAAGCCGGCACACCGTTCGCGCTGTGGAACGGGCCAACGATTGTCGCATGGCTAGAGCTGTGGGTCGGCATGCCGGCCTGGTATGTGGCTGCCTGCCGTGCCAACGTGAAATCCGGTGCCATCATGAGCGCGCTTAGCGATACGGAAATCCAGCGCGAAATCGGTATCAGCAACCCACTGCATCGGCTAAAGCTGCGCCTTGCCATACAGGAAATGGTGTCGCTGACGTCACCATCGGCACCGCAAACCACGCGGACAACGCTGGCATTCG GAGACATGAATCATGAGTGGATAGGGAACTATTGGTTGCCTAGCTTGGGTCTACCTCAGTACCGTACTACGTTCATGGAGTGTCTGGTGGACGCTCGCATGCTAGATCACCTCAACAAGAAGGACCTGCGCGGTCAGCTGAAGATGGTGGACAGCTTCCATCGGACCAGCCTGCAGTTTGGCATCTCCTGCCTGAAGCGACTGAACTACGATCGCGCGGCACTGGAGGAGCGACGAAAGGCGTCCGAAAACAGTCTCAGTGATGTGCTGGTGTGGACAAACGATCGCACAATGCGATGGGTGCAGAGCGTTGGTCTCAAG GAATATGCCAACAATCTGCTAGAATCCGGCATACACGGCGCCCTGATAGCGTTAGATGAAAGCTTCGATGCTAATTCCATGGCCCTAGCTTTGCAAATTCCAACCCAAAACACACAG GCTAGACAAATTTTAGGCACGGAATTTAACAAACTGCTCGAACTGTCCACCGAACGGCGCACGGATCGAGATTCAATCAAATCTTGA
- the LOC121588454 gene encoding liprin-alpha-1 isoform X6, with protein MWNMMCDVMPTISEDNISQRSSQFSGEDANFEQLMVSMLDERDKLMDSLRETQQRMADMEMKIQEVEKERDSLHRQIAANLPQEFSTLTKELTQARETLLERDEEIGELKAERNNTRLLLEHLECLVSRHERSLRMTVVKRQAASQSGVSSEVEVLKALKSLFEHHKALDEKVRERLRISLEKNNDLEAELNQTKEELQQYKSGVLSNQSDPSLDSSSEKKDALKNGEAGEMIDYSAKTHELQTIIEKQTAELSQWQRRVSDLNTKINEMEDNMCKLQKEYTKSQEACVKLQRDLRENVAQKEDQEERIATLEKRYLNAQRESTSLHDLNEKLEQELRHKEAQLKLQEGKIAAIQEKLELSEQKLAQFSKLPEMEEQLKARMEALTQAQERHGSAEDRITRLENNVEEKNAEVMRLNQRLKMNEEHNQRLSSTVDKLLAESNDRLQVHLKERMTALEEKNTLTQELDKARKYAEELCQEKSDMLKEIAKNRLEMETFKRQILQQEIAYNIQQTEALTRSLSPNAVGNPSANSGFSRSGSATFSTHSLRRNKSTLEEEHFNRSMAEQDWNKLQHMTNAQVFDGGVLEGADEADNLFGTGDIISPTGHTDAQTLAIMLQEQLDAINNEIRLIQEEKQSTEARAEELESRVGSLEHMNLLARGRSMDRQSPPLSGSSTPNSPNRDYLQKYHTVQLAHLQSEMQHDDMGNADHDMSASGGVCGGDNSSGGTISPATARTMRLERFALALAHSQEELKRRSQGVVHGTEFPNESRNHFVASSNYGMSPLNSRHGSQESLKHLSMVSSLSSLQTPTASRGGDAVSAAQKKKGIKSSLGRFFSKKEKVKGVKDSSMPDGSTSMMSMSGLSLISDIDSTYDNISVSGYRPPGKSNPIDYTRQKKKEHDYRHDLLGEAMKAGTPFALWNGPTIVAWLELWVGMPAWYVAACRANVKSGAIMSALSDTEIQREIGISNPLHRLKLRLAIQEMVSLTSPSAPQTTRTTLAFGDMNHEWIGNYWLPSLGLPQYRTTFMECLVDARMLDHLNKKDLRGQLKMVDSFHRTSLQFGISCLKRLNYDRAALEERRKASENSLSDVLVWTNDRTMRWVQSVGLKEYANNLLESGIHGALIALDESFDANSMALALQIPTQNTQARQILGTEFNKLLELSTERRTDRDSIKS; from the exons ATGTGGAACATGATGTGCGACGTGATGCCGACCATCTCGGAGGACAACATCTCCCAGCGgtcgtcccagttcagcggcGAGGATGCCAACTTCGAGCAGCTGATGGTGTCGATGCTGGACGAGCGGGACAAGCTGATGGACAGCTTGCGCGAAACCCAGCAGCGGATGGCGGACATGGAGATGAAAATCCAGGAGGTGGAAAAGGAGCGGGACAGTCTACACCGTCAGATTGCGGCCAATTTAccacag GAATTCTCGACCCTTACCAAAGAGCTAACGCAGGCCCGCGAGACGCTGCTCGAACGAGATGAAGAAATCGGAGAGCTGAAAGCGGAACGAAACAACACCAGG CTCCTGTTGGAACATCTCGAGTGTCTGGTGTCCCGGCACGAGCGTTCGTTACGCATGACGGTGGTGAAGCGCCAGGCAGCATCCCAGAGCGGCGTATCCAGCGAGGTGGAGGTGCTGAAGGCCCTCAAAAGTTTGTTCGAGCACCACAAGGCGTTGGATGAGAAG GTTCGAGAGCGACTCCGAATATCGTTAGAGAAAAATAATGATCTAGAAGCGGAACTCAACCAAACCAAAGAGGAG CTTCAGCAATACAAGTCGGGTGTATTGTCCAACCAATCGGACCCTTCGCtagacagcagcagcgaaaagaag GATGCATTGAAGAACGGTGAGGCCGGAGAAATGATCGACTACAGCGCAAAGACGCACGAACTGCAGACGATCATCGAAAAGCAAACGGCCGAACTGTCCCAGTGGCAACGGCGCGTGTCCGATCTGAACACCAAGATCAACGAGATGGAGGACAACATGTGCAAGCTGCAGAAGGAGTACACCAAGTCGCAGGAAGCGTGCGTGAAGCTGCAGCGCGATCTGCGCGAAAACGTTGCCCAGAAAGAGGACCAAGAGGAGCGCATTGCGACGCTCGAGAAGCGCTATCTGAATGCGCAGCGCGAATCGACCTCGCTGCATGACCTGAACGAGAAGCTTGAGCAGGAATTGCGCCACAAGGAGGCTCAGCTGAAG CTGCAAGAAGGTAAAATAGCGGCGATACAGGAAAAGCTAGAACTTTCCGAGCAGAAGCTGGCCCAGTTCTCGAAGCTGCCGGAAATGGAGGAACAGCTGAAGGCGCGAATGGAAGCCCTAACACAG GCACAGGAGCGGCACGGTTCGGCCGAGGATCGTATTACGCGGCTGGAAAACAATGTGGAGGAAAAGAATGCGGAAGTCATGCGTCTCAATCAAAGACTGAAGATGAACGAAGAGCACAATCAGCGGCTATCGTCGACGGTGGACAAACTGCTGGCCGAGTCGAACGACCGGTTGCAGGTCCATTTGAAGGAACGCATGACGGCGCTGGAGGAGAAGAACACGCTCACGCAGGAGCTCGACAAGGCGCGCAAGTACGCCGAAGAGCTGTGCCAGGAGAAATCCGATATGCTCAAGGAGATCGCCAAGAACCGGCTGGAGATGGAAACGTTCAAGCGTCAAATATTGCAGCAG GAAATTGCGTACAACATCCAGCAAACGGAAGCACTAACCAGAAGCTTATCACCAAACGCGGTGGGCAATCCGTCCGCCAACAGTGGATTTTCGCGCAGCGGGTCGGCCACCTTCAGCACGCACAGCTTGCGGCGGAACAAGTCGACGCTGGAGGAGGAACACTTTAACCGCTCGATGGCGGAACAGGACTGGAACAAGCTGCAGCACATGACCAATGCACAAGTATTTGACGGTGGCGTGCTCGAGGGCGCGGACGAGGCGGACAATCTGTTCGGCACGGGCGACATCATTTCGCCGACCGGACACACCGATGCACAAACGTTGGCGATCATGCTGCAGGAGCAGCTCGATGCAATCAACAATGAGATCAG GTTAATACAGGAGGAAAAACAGTCCACAGAAGCACGAGCAGAGGAGCTGGAATCTCGTGTCGGCAGCTTGGAGCATATGAACCTGTTAGCCCGTGGCCGGTCGATGGACCGCCAGAGTCCACCGCTCAGCGGTAGCAGCACACCAAACAGTCCCAATCGTGACTACCTTCAAAAGTACCACACG GTACAGCTGGCACATCTGCAGTCGGAAATGCAACACGATGATATGGGCAATGCGGACCACGACATGTCTGCCAGCGGCGGTGTTTGCGGAGGAGATAACAGTTCCGGCGGCACCATATCGCCCGCCACCGCTCGCACCATGCGGCTGGAACGTTTCGCACTAGCATTAGCGCACAGCCAGGAGGAACTGAAACG ACGGTCGCAAGGAGTCGTCCATGGAACGGAATTTCCGAACGAGTCCAG GAATCATTTTGTGGCCAGCAGCAACTACGGCATGTCGCCCCTGAACTCGCGCCACGGAAGCCAGGAGTCGCTGAAGCACCTGAGCATGGTCAGCTCGCTCAGTTCTCTACAAACGCCAACCGCCAGCCGGGGAGGAGATGCCGTATCGGCGGCACAAAAGAAGAAGGGCATCAAGTCCAGTTTGGGACGGTTCTTTAGCAAAAAGGAGAAG GTAAAAGGTGTGAAGGATTCCTCGATGCCAGACGGCTCTACTAGCATGATGTCGATGAGCGGGCTTTCGCTGATCAGCGATATTGACTCCACGTACGATAATATAAGCGTATCCGGCTACAGACCACCGGGCAAGTCGAATCCGATCGATTACACCCGGCAAAAGAAGAA GGAACACGACTATCGGCACGATCTGCTGGGCGAAGCCATGAAAGCCGGCACACCGTTCGCGCTGTGGAACGGGCCAACGATTGTCGCATGGCTAGAGCTGTGGGTCGGCATGCCGGCCTGGTATGTGGCTGCCTGCCGTGCCAACGTGAAATCCGGTGCCATCATGAGCGCGCTTAGCGATACGGAAATCCAGCGCGAAATCGGTATCAGCAACCCACTGCATCGGCTAAAGCTGCGCCTTGCCATACAGGAAATGGTGTCGCTGACGTCACCATCGGCACCGCAAACCACGCGGACAACGCTGGCATTCG GAGACATGAATCATGAGTGGATAGGGAACTATTGGTTGCCTAGCTTGGGTCTACCTCAGTACCGTACTACGTTCATGGAGTGTCTGGTGGACGCTCGCATGCTAGATCACCTCAACAAGAAGGACCTGCGCGGTCAGCTGAAGATGGTGGACAGCTTCCATCGGACCAGCCTGCAGTTTGGCATCTCCTGCCTGAAGCGACTGAACTACGATCGCGCGGCACTGGAGGAGCGACGAAAGGCGTCCGAAAACAGTCTCAGTGATGTGCTGGTGTGGACAAACGATCGCACAATGCGATGGGTGCAGAGCGTTGGTCTCAAG GAATATGCCAACAATCTGCTAGAATCCGGCATACACGGCGCCCTGATAGCGTTAGATGAAAGCTTCGATGCTAATTCCATGGCCCTAGCTTTGCAAATTCCAACCCAAAACACACAG GCTAGACAAATTTTAGGCACGGAATTTAACAAACTGCTCGAACTGTCCACCGAACGGCGCACGGATCGAGATTCAATCAAATCTTGA
- the LOC121588454 gene encoding liprin-alpha-1 isoform X5 — protein sequence MWNMMCDVMPTISEDNISQRSSQFSGEDANFEQLMVSMLDERDKLMDSLRETQQRMADMEMKIQEVEKERDSLHRQIAANLPQEFSTLTKELTQARETLLERDEEIGELKAERNNTRLLLEHLECLVSRHERSLRMTVVKRQAASQSGVSSEVEVLKALKSLFEHHKALDEKVRERLRISLEKNNDLEAELNQTKEELQQYKSGVLSNQSDPSLDSSSEKKDALKNGEAGEMIDYSAKTHELQTIIEKQTAELSQWQRRVSDLNTKINEMEDNMCKLQKEYTKSQEACVKLQRDLRENVAQKEDQEERIATLEKRYLNAQRESTSLHDLNEKLEQELRHKEAQLKLQEGKIAAIQEKLELSEQKLAQFSKLPEMEEQLKARMEALTQVGKQAQERHGSAEDRITRLENNVEEKNAEVMRLNQRLKMNEEHNQRLSSTVDKLLAESNDRLQVHLKERMTALEEKNTLTQELDKARKYAEELCQEKSDMLKEIAKNRLEMETFKRQILQQEIAYNIQQTEALTRSLSPNAVGNPSANSGFSRSGSATFSTHSLRRNKSTLEEEHFNRSMAEQDWNKLQHMTNAQVFDGGVLEGADEADNLFGTGDIISPTGHTDAQTLAIMLQEQLDAINNEIRLIQEEKQSTEARAEELESRVGSLEHMNLLARGRSMDRQSPPLSGSSTPNSPNRDYLQKYHTLAHLQSEMQHDDMGNADHDMSASGGVCGGDNSSGGTISPATARTMRLERFALALAHSQEELKRRSQGVVHGTEFPNESRNHFVASSNYGMSPLNSRHGSQESLKHLSMVSSLSSLQTPTASRGGDAVSAAQKKKGIKSSLGRFFSKKEKVKGVKDSSMPDGSTSMMSMSGLSLISDIDSTYDNISVSGYRPPGKSNPIDYTRQKKKEHDYRHDLLGEAMKAGTPFALWNGPTIVAWLELWVGMPAWYVAACRANVKSGAIMSALSDTEIQREIGISNPLHRLKLRLAIQEMVSLTSPSAPQTTRTTLAFGDMNHEWIGNYWLPSLGLPQYRTTFMECLVDARMLDHLNKKDLRGQLKMVDSFHRTSLQFGISCLKRLNYDRAALEERRKASENSLSDVLVWTNDRTMRWVQSVGLKEYANNLLESGIHGALIALDESFDANSMALALQIPTQNTQARQILGTEFNKLLELSTERRTDRDSIKS from the exons ATGTGGAACATGATGTGCGACGTGATGCCGACCATCTCGGAGGACAACATCTCCCAGCGgtcgtcccagttcagcggcGAGGATGCCAACTTCGAGCAGCTGATGGTGTCGATGCTGGACGAGCGGGACAAGCTGATGGACAGCTTGCGCGAAACCCAGCAGCGGATGGCGGACATGGAGATGAAAATCCAGGAGGTGGAAAAGGAGCGGGACAGTCTACACCGTCAGATTGCGGCCAATTTAccacag GAATTCTCGACCCTTACCAAAGAGCTAACGCAGGCCCGCGAGACGCTGCTCGAACGAGATGAAGAAATCGGAGAGCTGAAAGCGGAACGAAACAACACCAGG CTCCTGTTGGAACATCTCGAGTGTCTGGTGTCCCGGCACGAGCGTTCGTTACGCATGACGGTGGTGAAGCGCCAGGCAGCATCCCAGAGCGGCGTATCCAGCGAGGTGGAGGTGCTGAAGGCCCTCAAAAGTTTGTTCGAGCACCACAAGGCGTTGGATGAGAAG GTTCGAGAGCGACTCCGAATATCGTTAGAGAAAAATAATGATCTAGAAGCGGAACTCAACCAAACCAAAGAGGAG CTTCAGCAATACAAGTCGGGTGTATTGTCCAACCAATCGGACCCTTCGCtagacagcagcagcgaaaagaag GATGCATTGAAGAACGGTGAGGCCGGAGAAATGATCGACTACAGCGCAAAGACGCACGAACTGCAGACGATCATCGAAAAGCAAACGGCCGAACTGTCCCAGTGGCAACGGCGCGTGTCCGATCTGAACACCAAGATCAACGAGATGGAGGACAACATGTGCAAGCTGCAGAAGGAGTACACCAAGTCGCAGGAAGCGTGCGTGAAGCTGCAGCGCGATCTGCGCGAAAACGTTGCCCAGAAAGAGGACCAAGAGGAGCGCATTGCGACGCTCGAGAAGCGCTATCTGAATGCGCAGCGCGAATCGACCTCGCTGCATGACCTGAACGAGAAGCTTGAGCAGGAATTGCGCCACAAGGAGGCTCAGCTGAAG CTGCAAGAAGGTAAAATAGCGGCGATACAGGAAAAGCTAGAACTTTCCGAGCAGAAGCTGGCCCAGTTCTCGAAGCTGCCGGAAATGGAGGAACAGCTGAAGGCGCGAATGGAAGCCCTAACACAGGTAGGCAAACAG GCACAGGAGCGGCACGGTTCGGCCGAGGATCGTATTACGCGGCTGGAAAACAATGTGGAGGAAAAGAATGCGGAAGTCATGCGTCTCAATCAAAGACTGAAGATGAACGAAGAGCACAATCAGCGGCTATCGTCGACGGTGGACAAACTGCTGGCCGAGTCGAACGACCGGTTGCAGGTCCATTTGAAGGAACGCATGACGGCGCTGGAGGAGAAGAACACGCTCACGCAGGAGCTCGACAAGGCGCGCAAGTACGCCGAAGAGCTGTGCCAGGAGAAATCCGATATGCTCAAGGAGATCGCCAAGAACCGGCTGGAGATGGAAACGTTCAAGCGTCAAATATTGCAGCAG GAAATTGCGTACAACATCCAGCAAACGGAAGCACTAACCAGAAGCTTATCACCAAACGCGGTGGGCAATCCGTCCGCCAACAGTGGATTTTCGCGCAGCGGGTCGGCCACCTTCAGCACGCACAGCTTGCGGCGGAACAAGTCGACGCTGGAGGAGGAACACTTTAACCGCTCGATGGCGGAACAGGACTGGAACAAGCTGCAGCACATGACCAATGCACAAGTATTTGACGGTGGCGTGCTCGAGGGCGCGGACGAGGCGGACAATCTGTTCGGCACGGGCGACATCATTTCGCCGACCGGACACACCGATGCACAAACGTTGGCGATCATGCTGCAGGAGCAGCTCGATGCAATCAACAATGAGATCAG GTTAATACAGGAGGAAAAACAGTCCACAGAAGCACGAGCAGAGGAGCTGGAATCTCGTGTCGGCAGCTTGGAGCATATGAACCTGTTAGCCCGTGGCCGGTCGATGGACCGCCAGAGTCCACCGCTCAGCGGTAGCAGCACACCAAACAGTCCCAATCGTGACTACCTTCAAAAGTACCACACG CTGGCACATCTGCAGTCGGAAATGCAACACGATGATATGGGCAATGCGGACCACGACATGTCTGCCAGCGGCGGTGTTTGCGGAGGAGATAACAGTTCCGGCGGCACCATATCGCCCGCCACCGCTCGCACCATGCGGCTGGAACGTTTCGCACTAGCATTAGCGCACAGCCAGGAGGAACTGAAACG ACGGTCGCAAGGAGTCGTCCATGGAACGGAATTTCCGAACGAGTCCAG GAATCATTTTGTGGCCAGCAGCAACTACGGCATGTCGCCCCTGAACTCGCGCCACGGAAGCCAGGAGTCGCTGAAGCACCTGAGCATGGTCAGCTCGCTCAGTTCTCTACAAACGCCAACCGCCAGCCGGGGAGGAGATGCCGTATCGGCGGCACAAAAGAAGAAGGGCATCAAGTCCAGTTTGGGACGGTTCTTTAGCAAAAAGGAGAAG GTAAAAGGTGTGAAGGATTCCTCGATGCCAGACGGCTCTACTAGCATGATGTCGATGAGCGGGCTTTCGCTGATCAGCGATATTGACTCCACGTACGATAATATAAGCGTATCCGGCTACAGACCACCGGGCAAGTCGAATCCGATCGATTACACCCGGCAAAAGAAGAA GGAACACGACTATCGGCACGATCTGCTGGGCGAAGCCATGAAAGCCGGCACACCGTTCGCGCTGTGGAACGGGCCAACGATTGTCGCATGGCTAGAGCTGTGGGTCGGCATGCCGGCCTGGTATGTGGCTGCCTGCCGTGCCAACGTGAAATCCGGTGCCATCATGAGCGCGCTTAGCGATACGGAAATCCAGCGCGAAATCGGTATCAGCAACCCACTGCATCGGCTAAAGCTGCGCCTTGCCATACAGGAAATGGTGTCGCTGACGTCACCATCGGCACCGCAAACCACGCGGACAACGCTGGCATTCG GAGACATGAATCATGAGTGGATAGGGAACTATTGGTTGCCTAGCTTGGGTCTACCTCAGTACCGTACTACGTTCATGGAGTGTCTGGTGGACGCTCGCATGCTAGATCACCTCAACAAGAAGGACCTGCGCGGTCAGCTGAAGATGGTGGACAGCTTCCATCGGACCAGCCTGCAGTTTGGCATCTCCTGCCTGAAGCGACTGAACTACGATCGCGCGGCACTGGAGGAGCGACGAAAGGCGTCCGAAAACAGTCTCAGTGATGTGCTGGTGTGGACAAACGATCGCACAATGCGATGGGTGCAGAGCGTTGGTCTCAAG GAATATGCCAACAATCTGCTAGAATCCGGCATACACGGCGCCCTGATAGCGTTAGATGAAAGCTTCGATGCTAATTCCATGGCCCTAGCTTTGCAAATTCCAACCCAAAACACACAG GCTAGACAAATTTTAGGCACGGAATTTAACAAACTGCTCGAACTGTCCACCGAACGGCGCACGGATCGAGATTCAATCAAATCTTGA